The Caenorhabditis elegans chromosome II genome has a segment encoding these proteins:
- the egl-27 gene encoding Egg-laying defective protein 27 (Confirmed by transcript evidence) → MSETPDRRSPSTVSNGAPNLTAEETPTKKLNGSVKRAPKRPLHNGVINNVEKSNSSEEPASPTTPPPTLTNGLTNGHGPESSTPNGETISKRMKVEPSYDDDDDEEEGKMTIDEGDDDPMPVLNGFKKEESVEEIKLELNGTIKKENGVETDPTTPTCSMEAENEVCETPAVVSVEIRDETNGETNSDLKDDENVEPDSPEDTFELGSNVEFETKNAMFVRSIVRSCGPRCARTDLIFKIKVGGVWEKSIKEKEERKKVHLQNQRIQDSEKVAIQQNQIKKEQQQSQPTPQQIHQQQAQQNAQHLQQLQQAVMLGHLPPEVLRQMMPPQFGVDPTAILMQQMMAGQQSQGVNAAFQHQMALQQQLEAHQVQLMMAHQHQQKMIAEQQQQQRHAAAQQLREREQREQRERERERQHQQQAQQALHQQQQQHAAAAANQLNPAMMQMMALMANSAASQQDIARLMEMAAQQQQQQQQAAQAQAQRDQERERREREAREREAAREREREQAAREAAARDQAAREHAQAVQAAAAAAQQAQALTPDMQHMHLLQQLMLNPALMMQLQQAQAQQQQQQPQVTNPLQMLQHGMAAQSANQAEMMRRIHPEPAMRPQHQ, encoded by the exons ATGAGCGAGACTCCAGATCGTAGATCACCATCGACTGTATCGAATGGTGCTCCAAATCTCACTGCTGAAGAAACACCTACGAAGAAATTGAATGGAAGTGTGAAGAGAGCTCCAAAGCGGCCATTACATAATGGAGTGATAAATAATGTGGAGAAGTCGAACAGCTCTGAAGAACCGGCATCGCCAACAACACCACCACCAACTCTGACAAATGGTCTCACAAATGGTCATGGTCCAGAATCTTCGACTCCAAATGGTGAAACTATCTCGAAAAGAATGAAAGTAGAACCAAGTTATGACGATGATGACGATGAGGAAGAAGGTAAAATGACTATTGATGAAGGTGATGACGATCCAATGCCGGTATTAAATGgattcaaaaaagaagaatcagTTGAAGAGATCAAGTTAGAACTTAATGGTACAATTAAAAAGGAAAACGGCGTGGAAACCGATCCCACGACGCCCACGTGCTCCATGGAAGCTGAAAATGAAGTATGTGAAACACCAGCTGTTGTTTCAGTAGAAATTAGAGATGAAACAAATGGCGAAACGAATTCGGATCTAAAAGACGATGAAAACGTGGAGCCTGACAGCCCAGAAGACACTTTCGAATTGGGAAGCAACGtggaatttgaaacaaaaaatgcgatGTTTGTTCGTTCGATTGTTAGATCTTGTGGTCCTCGGTGTGCACGAACcgatttaattttcaaaataaaagttggtGGCGTGTGGGAGAAGAGCATCAAAGAAAAGGAGGAGAGGAAGAAGGTTCATCTCCAAAATCAACGAATTCAAGACTCTGAAAAAGTTGCAATTCAACAAAATCAGATCAAGAAAGAACAACAACAGTCTCAACCGACTCCACAACAAATCCACCAGCAGCAAGCTCAGCAAAATGCTCAACATCTGCAACAACTTCAACAGGCTGTGATGTTGGGGCATCTTCCTCCTGAAGTTCTTCGTCAAATGATGCCTCCACAATTTGGTGTGGATCCTACAGCAATATTAATGCAACAGATGATGGCTGGTCAGCAATCTCAAGGAGTTAATGCAGCATTCCAACATCAAATGGCTCTTCAACAACAACTTGAAGCTCATCAAGTTCAG CTTATGATGGCTCATCaacatcaacaaaaaatgatagcTGAACAACAGCAACAGCAAAGACATGCTGCAGCGCAGCAATTGCGAGAACGGGAGCAACGTGAACAACGTGAACGAGAAAGAGAACGACAACATCAACAACAGGCTCAACAAGCTCTTcatcagcaacaacaacagcatGCGGCTGCTGCAGCGAATCAATTGAATCCAGCAATGATGCAGATGATGGCATTAATGGCGAACAGCGCAGCCAGCCAACAAGATATTGCACGATTAATGGAGATGGCTGCTcagcagcaacaacagcaacaGCAAGCTGCTCAGGCTCAAGCCCAGCGTGACCAAGAACGTGAACGACGGGAACGTGAAGCACGAGAACGGGAAGCTGCTCGGGAACGTGAACGAGAGCAAGCTGCTCGAGAAGCTGCAGCACGAGATCAGGCAGCCCGCGAACATGCTCAAGCAGTTCaggcagcagcagcagcagcacaACAGGCACAGGCACTT ACACCTGATATGCAACATATGCATCTACTGCAACAGTTGATGCTAAATCCAGCACTTATGATGCAACTTCAACAGGCTCAAgctcaacaacaacaacaacagcctCAAGTAACGAATCCCCTTCAAATGTTGCAGCATGGAATGGCTGCGCAAAGTGCcaatcaagccgaaatgatgCGTCGGATTCATCCAGAACCTGCGATGCGTCCTCAACATCAGTAA
- the egl-27 gene encoding Egg-laying defective protein 27 (Partially confirmed by transcript evidence): MSETPDRRSPSTVSNGAPNLTAEETPTKKLNGSVKRAPKRPLHNGVINNVEKSNSSEEPASPTTPPPTLTNGLTNGHGPESSTPNGETISKRMKVEPSYDDDDDEEEGKMTIDEGDDDPMPVLNGFKKEESVEEIKLELNGTIKKENGVETDPTTPTCSMEAENEVCETPAVVSVEIRDETNGETNSDLKDDENVEPDSPEDTFELGSNVEFETKNAMFVRSIVRSCGPRCARTDLIFKIKVGGVWEKSIKEKEERKKVHLQNQRIQDSEKVAIQQNQIKKEQQQSQPTPQQIHQQQAQQNAQHLQQLQQAVMLGHLPPEVLRQMMPPQFGVDPTAILMQQMMAGQQSQGVNAAFQHQMALQQQLEAHQVQFQLMMAHQHQQKMIAEQQQQQRHAAAQQLREREQREQRERERERQHQQQAQQALHQQQQQHAAAAANQLNPAMMQMMALMANSAASQQDIARLMEMAAQQQQQQQQAAQAQAQRDQERERREREAREREAAREREREQAAREAAARDQAAREHAQAVQAAAAAAQQAQALTPDMQHMHLLQQLMLNPALMMQLQQAQAQQQQQQPQVTNPLQMLQHGMAAQSANQAEMMRRIHPEPAMRPQHQ; the protein is encoded by the exons ATGAGCGAGACTCCAGATCGTAGATCACCATCGACTGTATCGAATGGTGCTCCAAATCTCACTGCTGAAGAAACACCTACGAAGAAATTGAATGGAAGTGTGAAGAGAGCTCCAAAGCGGCCATTACATAATGGAGTGATAAATAATGTGGAGAAGTCGAACAGCTCTGAAGAACCGGCATCGCCAACAACACCACCACCAACTCTGACAAATGGTCTCACAAATGGTCATGGTCCAGAATCTTCGACTCCAAATGGTGAAACTATCTCGAAAAGAATGAAAGTAGAACCAAGTTATGACGATGATGACGATGAGGAAGAAGGTAAAATGACTATTGATGAAGGTGATGACGATCCAATGCCGGTATTAAATGgattcaaaaaagaagaatcagTTGAAGAGATCAAGTTAGAACTTAATGGTACAATTAAAAAGGAAAACGGCGTGGAAACCGATCCCACGACGCCCACGTGCTCCATGGAAGCTGAAAATGAAGTATGTGAAACACCAGCTGTTGTTTCAGTAGAAATTAGAGATGAAACAAATGGCGAAACGAATTCGGATCTAAAAGACGATGAAAACGTGGAGCCTGACAGCCCAGAAGACACTTTCGAATTGGGAAGCAACGtggaatttgaaacaaaaaatgcgatGTTTGTTCGTTCGATTGTTAGATCTTGTGGTCCTCGGTGTGCACGAACcgatttaattttcaaaataaaagttggtGGCGTGTGGGAGAAGAGCATCAAAGAAAAGGAGGAGAGGAAGAAGGTTCATCTCCAAAATCAACGAATTCAAGACTCTGAAAAAGTTGCAATTCAACAAAATCAGATCAAGAAAGAACAACAACAGTCTCAACCGACTCCACAACAAATCCACCAGCAGCAAGCTCAGCAAAATGCTCAACATCTGCAACAACTTCAACAGGCTGTGATGTTGGGGCATCTTCCTCCTGAAGTTCTTCGTCAAATGATGCCTCCACAATTTGGTGTGGATCCTACAGCAATATTAATGCAACAGATGATGGCTGGTCAGCAATCTCAAGGAGTTAATGCAGCATTCCAACATCAAATGGCTCTTCAACAACAACTTGAAGCTCATCAAGTTCAG TTTCAGCTTATGATGGCTCATCaacatcaacaaaaaatgatagcTGAACAACAGCAACAGCAAAGACATGCTGCAGCGCAGCAATTGCGAGAACGGGAGCAACGTGAACAACGTGAACGAGAAAGAGAACGACAACATCAACAACAGGCTCAACAAGCTCTTcatcagcaacaacaacagcatGCGGCTGCTGCAGCGAATCAATTGAATCCAGCAATGATGCAGATGATGGCATTAATGGCGAACAGCGCAGCCAGCCAACAAGATATTGCACGATTAATGGAGATGGCTGCTcagcagcaacaacagcaacaGCAAGCTGCTCAGGCTCAAGCCCAGCGTGACCAAGAACGTGAACGACGGGAACGTGAAGCACGAGAACGGGAAGCTGCTCGGGAACGTGAACGAGAGCAAGCTGCTCGAGAAGCTGCAGCACGAGATCAGGCAGCCCGCGAACATGCTCAAGCAGTTCaggcagcagcagcagcagcacaACAGGCACAGGCACTT ACACCTGATATGCAACATATGCATCTACTGCAACAGTTGATGCTAAATCCAGCACTTATGATGCAACTTCAACAGGCTCAAgctcaacaacaacaacaacagcctCAAGTAACGAATCCCCTTCAAATGTTGCAGCATGGAATGGCTGCGCAAAGTGCcaatcaagccgaaatgatgCGTCGGATTCATCCAGAACCTGCGATGCGTCCTCAACATCAGTAA